GGGAGGTTTTAATAAACGATTACAAGCTTCCTAATGACGCATTGAAGATTAAATCCATAACAGGTTACGTTCCCGAGACTCCTGAATTATTCAATTCATTGAGGGTGACTGAGTATTTTGATTTTTTAAAAGATGTAAGGGAAATTGAAGAAAGCAAATTCTTACGAAGAGTAGATTATTTTGCTGAGTTGTTTGAATTTAAGGATTTTTTAAATTCATCAATCGGCAAGCTCTCAAAAGGGAACAAACAAAAGGTGCTGATTGTATCTGCCCTGTTGCATAATCCTGATATTCTACTACTTGACGAGCCGCTTAACGGTCTTGATGCATATTCGATAATAACATTTCAGGATATAATCTCGAAACTCGCAAAACGAGGAAAGACAATCTTCTACTGTTCTCATTTACTTGATATAATGGAGAAGGTAAGCGACAGAGTAATTATCATAGAGAATGGAAGGATTAAAATAAATTCATCAAAAGAAGAGCTCAAGTCAAATAACGATTTCAAGTCATTGGAAAATATATTTCGAGATATGAGAGAAACAAGTTCAAGGAAAGAATTTTCGTATGACGAGATATTTGATTAATATCTTTCTTTTAACATTTTTCCTTTGTCCGAGTGTAAAGCCGCAGGCTCTTTTATCACTAAAAGATTCGAGCAATTTTTTCACAACGGATTTTAACAATGATATGAATGCGGCAAATTTCTTTGCTACATTGTCGGTAAAGACGAAAATAAAGAGTATGATGTTTACTGTCCGCAATGTATATAACTCCTCAGTAACAAAGTTCACAGAAAACTTTTCCAACGATAACAACAATCTTGAAGTTAGTTCGAGTTACAATTTTGCGAGGAATTTTTATGCGGGAGCAGGAGCGACGAGTAAGATTGTATATTCAAATCAGCAGCTTGATTTATCGAACGGATACTCAAATTTTTTCTTTACAAGTTTAGATTATTTGCCTACTGAGGAGTTTTATGTTAATACAAAATTTGGGATTAAAGACGAGAAGCAGATAGGAGTATACAATACCGGATTTTCGGGGATACTTGAATCAAGATTGAGAAATCTGAATATATCCGATTTTATTTCTTCGGGCAGCATATATATGTCTCTCGATAAATTTTCCGAGAGAACAAATTACAACTATGATTTAAACACAACCGTTGACAAGGTATTTTCTGAGAATGCGAGAAACAGCGGTACTTTACGGGCATTTACGCTTCGGACGGACTTCTACACACCTGCGACAAAGAGTATAACTGATAATTACGGGGTGATTAATAATATACAGTCAAGACTTGAAGATTATGTTCTTGTGAGTGATGACCTTGATTACAGTTTTAACAGAGATTTAAGGATAAAAATACAGGGAATGTTTTTTCTGAAGAATATAAAAAACCAATATAAGTTTAAACCAACCAGCTCTGGAATCCTGACAGAGAGTGTTTATGATAATAACATAAGAGAAAATTCACTGAGAGCGGGATTTGAGGCAGAATACCGACTGAAGTCATTGAGTACAAGACTGAATGTTTCTTACACAGAAAGGACAGAAGACCATGAGCCAATGAACACGGATTATTTGCCGGCAGTGCAGAGGACTGAAATTGAGAAAATTGAAAAGGACAAGAACAATAATAGTAAGACGGCTACGGCTTACATGGAGGTGATGTATAATCTTACAAACACTCATACGTTAAGGGTACAGGGGGCGACATCCATGCTGAGATACGATACTAACAGTGATATTAACTACGACGATAGAGATGAGCTTTTGCTGAACGGTATGATAACCCACAGGTATTATAACTTTAAAAATTTTTTATTAGAAACCTCTTTTGAATATAATTCTTCGATTTTAAATTATATTTTCAAGGAGAAGAGTTCGAATAATAATTCCAACAGAGTTTATAAACTTGGGTCTTACAGTATATTTAAACCTGCTGAAGGTGTTACAACGAAGAACTTTTTTCAGGTACTTTCAAATTACACTGTTTACAAGTACGAAGATATAGTATCTCAGGTGCAGAGTTTCTCATACAGGCAGCTATATCTGCTTGATTCTACTGAGATAAACATTACAAAGAAAGTATATGTCGGTTTATTTGGCGAGCTTAAACTGTACGAGCAGGGACAGTTTAATGAGGATAATTTTTCCGTAAAGCCGCTTGCATATTATGATGAGAGAACGCTCGGAACGAGCATAAACTATGAAACGCAGGGATTTATTAAGTTTTATCTGGGCTACAGGCACTATATAAGAAGATTTTATACGTACGAAAGAACGGATAAAATTTTAAAAAGGACGCAGAGTACATACGGACCGTTTGCCGGAATTATAGTGAATATGAAAAATAATTCAAGTATTTTTTTGCTTGGCGGATTAGACAGGGTAGAAGTAAGCGATAGTCCTGATGTACTTACGTCAGAGAATCTTGTTTTAAAAATTATTTGGAATATATAGGAAGTGAAATTGCATAAAGGAAGTCTTATATTGCAAAGCAAGCGAAGCGAGATTAGTAAACTTGAAAATCTGCTATTTACGCTGAATGAGTTCTATAAAATAGACCAGGAAAGGTTTGTAAATTTTCACATTGCTGTTTCGGAAGCACTGATGAATGCGATTGTTCACGGTAATAAAGAGTCTAAGGATAAAAGGGTATATGTTGATATCTTTGAGGAAGAAAATTCTGTAGAGCTAATAATAAAAGATGAAGGAACGGGTTTTAATACGAGCGATGTGCCCGATCCTACGAAGAATAACAATCTTTATAAGGACCACGGAAGGGGAATATTTATAATGAAATCACTGACTGACGGATATGAGTGCAAGACGTGCGAAAGCGGAACCACTGTTAAACTGAGGATAGTGATAAAAAAGTAATTATTATAAAATATTTTTATTAAATTAAAATAATTAAAAATGAAAATTACAATCGTTGGTGCCGGTAATGTTGGAGCAACAGCCGCACAAATAATCGTTGACCGAGCTTTGGCAAACGATGTTGTACTGCTTGATATCGTAGAAGGAGTGCCTCAGGGCAAAGCACTTGATATCTATCAATCTGCTGCAATACAGTATTCTGACACAAAAATACACGGTGTTAATACGTATGAACTTACTGCAAATTCTGATATTGCTGTAATCACAGCGGGTCTTCCAAGAAAGCCGGGTATGTCGAGGGATGACCTCTTGAACATTAATGCTGAAATTGTTTCGAATGCCACGAAGGAGATAGTAAAGTACTCACCTAATGCAATTATTATAGTAGTCTCGAATCCGCTTGATGCGATGACCTACGTATCGTTTGTAAACAGTCATTTTCCGAGGAACAGGGTTATAGGAATGTCAGGTGTACTTGATACGGCTCGTTTAAAAGCTTTCATATGTATGGAACTGAATGTTTCAATTGAAAACATAAATGCAATAGTTCTTGGCGGACACGGCGATTCTATGGTGCCGTTAATCAGGTACACAACCGTTGCGGGTATTCCACTTTCAGACTTACTGCCTAAGAACAGGATTGAGACATTGATAGAAAGGACAAGAAACGGCGGTGCAGAAATCGTAAAACTACTTAAGTCAGGAAGTGCATATTACGCACCAGCGGCATCTACGGTACAGATGATTGACGCAATCGTAAACAACAGGAAGTGGATAATGGCAGGATGTGTTTATCTGCAGGGTGAATTTGGTTATAATGATATATGTCTCGGAGTGCCGATAAAGATAGGTGCACAGGGGATGGAAGAAATTGTTCCGTTGAAGCTCACTGATGAAGAGAAAGCCGCACTTGATAAGTCGGCAAACGATGTGAAATCGATGTTAAAAGTAGTAAGTTAAAAATACAATTCAGATAACAAAAAAGCCCGATATAAGCGGGCTTTTTTATATATAAAAACAAATTGCTCTTATTCTACCGGTAGTACGTTAAGAATTTTTCTTCCCTGTTTATCGGTGAATTTTACCTTGCCGTCAATTAAAGCAAAAATTGTGTAATCCTTACCGAGGCCAACGTTTTTTCCAGGAATGAATTTTGTTCCTCTTTGTCTGACAAGAATATTTCCTGCTTTAACAACTTCTCCGCCGAACTTTTTAACACCGAGTCTCTGAGAGTTTGAATCGCGGCCGTTTTTAGAGCTGCCTAATCCTTTTTTATGTGCCATAACTTATAATTTATTAATTTATTTTATCAATTTGAACTTTTGTGTACTGTTGTTTATGACCTTTTCTAACCTTATAGCCTTTTCTTCTTTTCTTTTTGAAAACGATAATCTTTTCATCTTTTACATGGTCTAAAATTGTAGCTTCAACGTTATGATTCAACATAGGAGTTCCTACTTCGATAGCTTTAGCGTCGGGGGAAAAAATAAGAACCTTGTCAAAATTAACTTTAGCACCTTTTTCACCTGAAACTTTAGGTATAAATAGAGTCTGTTTTTCCTGAACCTTGTATTGTGAGCCTTTTATGTCAACGATTGCAAACATTTTTCGATATTATGATTTATAAAACATTCAATATAACAATTTTAGACCTTAATTTCAAAACATATATAAATCCCCGTATAATAAAAATAAAGAATCAAAATCTTTAGTAAATGGAAATTAATTCCAAAAATCGAGATATTTATCGGCAATCATAAATTTTAAACATAAATAAGCATGAACGGTAAATATGTAGTAAGAAATGCAGCATTACACGAGTTGAGTATTTTTACGGATTATGCGAGAAAAGAGGGCTGGAATCCGGGTTTGAATGACATAATGTCATTTTGGGAATCAGATAATAGGGGTTTTTTCGTCGGTCTACTCGATAACACTCCAATAGCAACGATTTCATGCGTGAAATATGACGATAATTTTGCTTTTATGGGATTTTATATAGTCCGCAGTGAATACAGAGAACATGGGTATGGGATAAAAATCTGGGACAATGCACTCGAGTACGCATGCGATATCAATATTGGATTAGATGGTGTACTTGCACAGCAACAAAACTATGAAAGGTCGGGCTTTAAACTGGCGTATAAAAACATTAGGTTTGAAGGATTGAATAATGTTGTTTCGGGTTTCGATAAAACTGTTGATTTTGATGAGAGTTTATTCGATGAACTAAACTCTTATGACAACAAACATTTTCTATCTGACAGGAGAGGTTTTTTAAAAGTCTGGTTCAAGAATGCAAAAGCGGTTAAAGTGAAATTACACGGAAGCAAAGCAACAGGTTTTGGAGTAATCAGGGAATGTTTCAGCGGTTATAAGATAGGACCCGTATTTGCTGACGACAAAAATACAGCTGAAGCAATAATTACTGACCTGTTAAAATCCATACCCATAGGTGAAAAGTTCTATCTTGATGTACCGGCTGTTAACAAGCGAGCCATTAGAATATGTGAAAAGATGTACATGAAAAAAGTATTTGAAACAGTGAGGATGTACAACAAGTACATTCCGGATGTACCTGTTAATAACGTATTTGGTGTTACAACGTTTGAGCTTGGTTAAATTTAAAACTATTCTACAGCAATTTCAAAGAAATAATACCTTCGTAAATAAGCTGAACAGCTATAGCGAGTATGAAGAATCCCATTATCCTGCTAAGAACGCCAATACCCGTATTACCGAGAATCTTAAAAAGTTTAGTAGATAGAATCAGCAGAACATAAACGATAACGCCTATTAAAAAAATACCTATACAAAATCCAAGGTAGTAATCGATAGAAGTGATTGACTTTGCGGATGTTAGACCGATAGCAGCACCAATAGAGCCGGGACCGCTGAGGACGGGCATAGCCATAGGAGTGAATGAAATATCCTGCTTTTCATTCAGTTCCCGGGTTTCATCTGTTGAAAGCTTACTCTTATTCGTGACCATTTCCCAGGCTGTATGCGCAACAATCAAACCACCGGCTACTTTAAGCACAGCGAGGTTTATATTGAAAAATTCAAGAAGAAGTTTACCCATAAAAAGAAATACTACAAGGATAGCAATGACGCTTATCGCTGTTTTTAGTGACATTTGTCTCCGGTACGCTTCGTCGCTGTTAGCAGTTAAAGTGCAGAAAAGCGGAACACCGCCAACAGGATTTACGAGCGGGAACAGAGTTATAAAAGCTATCGAAGCAGAATGTAAAAATACTTCCATAAGATTTTCAATTTATAAACAAATAATATACCAAAAATACTAATAAGATTTGAGTTAGAATATAATTAATCACATTAAGATTAATTAACAGAGGGGTCGACGGGGAAGCTTGCAATAGTGTTGTACTCACCGCCCATTCTTTTAAGAGTTTCAGCCCAGATTTTATCGGGTTCTAAGTCGAAAATTAGGTCAGCCTCTGATTCAGTTACAATCCATGTATTTCCCCGAAGTTCGCCGTCAAGCTGTCCGGCACTCCATCCTGAATATCCGAGAAAGAAAATAAAGTCACGAGGATTCAGACTACCTGATTCAGCGAGAAGTTTAAGCGTATTAAAATTTCCTCCCCAGAAAATACCATCACAAATCTCAAGACCTCCTTCGATAATATCACCCGCTCTATGAATGAAATTAACAATCTCAGTTTCTACAGGACCACCGAGCATTACCTTTGCATCAAATTCGGGAAAGTCTTCGACTAATTCACTTAGTTTTCCTTCAACCGGTCTGTTTATAACAAATCCCAGAGAACCGTTTTCGTTATATTCAGTCAAGACTATAACGGTTCGTGAAAAGAAATCCGACAAATGAGGTGCGGAGATTAATATTTTTCCTGCATCAACTTTTGATTCTTTATGTCCCATGCATTAATATATT
Above is a window of Ignavibacteria bacterium DNA encoding:
- a CDS encoding ABC transporter ATP-binding protein, which encodes MIKITNLKKTYEGGIEALNGVSFDVNPSEITGYIGVNGAGKSTTLKILCGVVTFDDGEVLINDYKLPNDALKIKSITGYVPETPELFNSLRVTEYFDFLKDVREIEESKFLRRVDYFAELFEFKDFLNSSIGKLSKGNKQKVLIVSALLHNPDILLLDEPLNGLDAYSIITFQDIISKLAKRGKTIFYCSHLLDIMEKVSDRVIIIENGRIKINSSKEELKSNNDFKSLENIFRDMRETSSRKEFSYDEIFD
- a CDS encoding ATP-binding protein; protein product: MKLHKGSLILQSKRSEISKLENLLFTLNEFYKIDQERFVNFHIAVSEALMNAIVHGNKESKDKRVYVDIFEEENSVELIIKDEGTGFNTSDVPDPTKNNNLYKDHGRGIFIMKSLTDGYECKTCESGTTVKLRIVIKK
- the mdh gene encoding malate dehydrogenase — protein: MKITIVGAGNVGATAAQIIVDRALANDVVLLDIVEGVPQGKALDIYQSAAIQYSDTKIHGVNTYELTANSDIAVITAGLPRKPGMSRDDLLNINAEIVSNATKEIVKYSPNAIIIVVSNPLDAMTYVSFVNSHFPRNRVIGMSGVLDTARLKAFICMELNVSIENINAIVLGGHGDSMVPLIRYTTVAGIPLSDLLPKNRIETLIERTRNGGAEIVKLLKSGSAYYAPAASTVQMIDAIVNNRKWIMAGCVYLQGEFGYNDICLGVPIKIGAQGMEEIVPLKLTDEEKAALDKSANDVKSMLKVVS
- the rpmA gene encoding 50S ribosomal protein L27; protein product: MAHKKGLGSSKNGRDSNSQRLGVKKFGGEVVKAGNILVRQRGTKFIPGKNVGLGKDYTIFALIDGKVKFTDKQGRKILNVLPVE
- the rplU gene encoding 50S ribosomal protein L21; translation: MFAIVDIKGSQYKVQEKQTLFIPKVSGEKGAKVNFDKVLIFSPDAKAIEVGTPMLNHNVEATILDHVKDEKIIVFKKKRRKGYKVRKGHKQQYTKVQIDKIN
- a CDS encoding GNAT family N-acetyltransferase; the protein is MNGKYVVRNAALHELSIFTDYARKEGWNPGLNDIMSFWESDNRGFFVGLLDNTPIATISCVKYDDNFAFMGFYIVRSEYREHGYGIKIWDNALEYACDINIGLDGVLAQQQNYERSGFKLAYKNIRFEGLNNVVSGFDKTVDFDESLFDELNSYDNKHFLSDRRGFLKVWFKNAKAVKVKLHGSKATGFGVIRECFSGYKIGPVFADDKNTAEAIITDLLKSIPIGEKFYLDVPAVNKRAIRICEKMYMKKVFETVRMYNKYIPDVPVNNVFGVTTFELG
- a CDS encoding MarC family protein; translation: MEVFLHSASIAFITLFPLVNPVGGVPLFCTLTANSDEAYRRQMSLKTAISVIAILVVFLFMGKLLLEFFNINLAVLKVAGGLIVAHTAWEMVTNKSKLSTDETRELNEKQDISFTPMAMPVLSGPGSIGAAIGLTSAKSITSIDYYLGFCIGIFLIGVIVYVLLILSTKLFKILGNTGIGVLSRIMGFFILAIAVQLIYEGIISLKLL
- a CDS encoding YqgE/AlgH family protein — encoded protein: MGHKESKVDAGKILISAPHLSDFFSRTVIVLTEYNENGSLGFVINRPVEGKLSELVEDFPEFDAKVMLGGPVETEIVNFIHRAGDIIEGGLEICDGIFWGGNFNTLKLLAESGSLNPRDFIFFLGYSGWSAGQLDGELRGNTWIVTESEADLIFDLEPDKIWAETLKRMGGEYNTIASFPVDPSVN